AAAGCAGGAATACGTCTAGATGTTATATGAAGCAGCAAGAAAAAGGGGCATAAGATAAATCCCCATATTTCAAATGCTAAGCCGAAAAGTCGATAGTTTTGCCCTGCAGTGCATGCTTCAGAACAAATATGCAGTGAAGCAATGTATGTAAGAATAATAGGGGCTAATAAGAAAACGATGTTAAGCCAAAAAAGGGAGGGAGGCTGCTTAATTCGAAATATCAAAGAATCTTCGGATAAGCTTTGTTGCAGAGTATTCACAAATTTCACTCTTCGATAGGAACTGTTTTTTCAAGCACTTCTTTGGTACAGTAGACAGGAATATTATTCAGTAGGGCAAGAGTGATGCAGTCGCTGGGGCGGGCATCTACCTCGATAATATGCTTTACTCCACCTATTAGCTGCTCCATGAAGAGGCGCGCATAATAGACTGTATCTTGAATATCGTTTATGACGACTTGAATAAGCTTGACGCCTAACCCTAGGAATATAGAGTTCATTAGGTCATGAGTCAACGGCCGCGGCTTATCAGCACCGGTCAAATAGATTTGTAGTGTGCGTCCTATACTGGGATCAGTATAGATCGCAAAACGTTTCTCGGGTGCACCA
The Parachlamydiales bacterium genome window above contains:
- a CDS encoding bifunctional nuclease domain-containing protein, which translates into the protein MDSELILLSFDKIMQTRSYTVVILGAPEKRFAIYTDPSIGRTLQIYLTGADKPRPLTHDLMNSIFLGLGVKLIQVVINDIQDTVYYARLFMEQLIGGVKHIIEVDARPSDCITLALLNNIPVYCTKEVLEKTVPIEE